CTATATTAAGTCCTTTTGCAAGTCTAACTGTATAATCAACTAATGTGTCAATATGCTCTTGTGACAAACTTTGTGGCGGATAAACAGCAATTGAATCTCCAGAGTGAACTCCCGCTCTTTCGATATGCTCCATTATTCCAGGAATTACAACAGTTTCTCCATCACAAATCGCATCTACTTCAATTTCTTTTCCAACTAAATATCTATCTGTCAAAACTGGATGATCAGGCGACACTTTTACAGCATTTTCCATATAATGTCTTAATTCTTCTTCCCTGTAAACGATTTCCATCGCACGACCTCCAAGTACATAAGACGGTCTTACTAACACAGGATAACCAATTTCCGCAGCATTTTTTACAGCTGTTTCTGTATCAAACGCAGTTTTCCCAAGCGGTTGCGGAATATTTAATTTATGAAGTAATGCTTCAAATTTATCTCTATTTTCAGCATTATCAATTTCTTCAAGTGCAGTTCCAAGTATTTTTACTCCGTGCTTAGCCAATTTTTCAGCAAGATTTATCGCAGTTTGTCCTCCAAATTGAACTACGACTCCTTCAGGCTGTTCTAATTCAATAATTGCCATAACATCTTCTTCTGTAAGTGGCTCAAAGTAAAGTTTATCCGAAATTGAAAAGTCAGTTGAAACTGTTTCAGGGTTATTATTTACAATAATTGCTTCATATCCGATTTCTTTTATCGCCTTTACAGCATGAACTGTCGCATAGTCAAATTCCACTCCTTGTCCAATTCTTATTGGACCTGATCCCAATACAACAATTTTTTTCTTATCTCCAATAATACTCTCGTTTTCATCTTCGTAGCTTGAATAAAAATAAGGTGTTTCTGACTTAAATTCTGCAGCACAAGTATCTACCATTTTAAAAACTGGCTTAATACTATATTCTTCACGAAGTTTATAAACTTCTTCTTCAGTCGTATTCCAACGATGCGCAATAACTTTGTCCGAAAATCCAAATTTTTTGGCAAATAAAAGTACATCAGGATTTCCCACATTTGCTTTTAATTCCACTTCAATATCAATAATATTTTTCATTTTATCAAGGAAAAACATATCTATTTTTGTCATTTCATGAATATTTCCCGGTGTAACTCCTCTTCTTAGAGCTTCTCCAATGAAAAATAATCTTTCATCTCCAGCTTTTTGAATTCTTCGTAAAATATATTCCAATGGAAACTCATCTCCATTTGGAAGTCCTAGATGATGAACTCCATATTCAAGCGAACGAATTGCTTTTAATAAACTTTCTTCGTAAGTTCTCCCAATTGCCATAACTTCTCCAGTTGCTTTCATTTGAGTCCCCAAATGTCTATCAGCTTTTTCAAATTTATCAAATGGGAATCTTGGTATTTTACTTACAACATAATCTAGTGATGGCTCAAAACAAGCGTAAGAATTTTTTGTAACAGGATTTATAATTTCATCAAGTGTAAGTCCAACTGCGATTTTTGCTGCAATTTTTGCGATTGGATAACCTGTAGCTTTTGAAGCTAGAGCTGATGAACGAGAAACTCTCGGATTTACTTCGATTATGTAATATTTAAATGAATTTGGGTCAAGTGCCAACTGCACATTACATCCACCTTCAATTTTTAATGCTCTTATTATTTTTAGCGAAACATCTCTTAACATATGATATTCTCTGTCTGTCAATGTCTGTGACGGTGCCACAACTATCGAATCCCCTGTATGAATACCAACTGGATCAATATTTTCCATGTTGCAGACTACAATTGCCGTATCTTTACTATCCCGCATAACTTCATACTCAATTTCTTTATATCCCGCAATAGATTTTTCCAAAAGACATTGAGTTACTGGCGAATAACGAAGCCCATTACTTACAATATCTTCAAGTTCAGCATCGTTATGACAAATTCCTCCACCTGTTCCACCCATCGTAAAAGCAGGTCTTACAATTACTGGATAACCAATTTTTGAAACAAATTCTCTAGCTTGTTCAAGATTATGAATGATATCCGATTCTGGTACAGGTTCGTTTAATTCATTCATCAAATCTCTAAAAAGTTCTCTGTCTTCCGCTTGTTTAATAGAAGAAAGTTTTGTCCCCAAAAGTTCTACTCCACACTCTGCTAAAACTCCTGAATTGTGAAGTTCCACCGCAAGATTTAGTCCAACTTGCCCACCAAGTGTAGGAAGCAATGCATCTGGTCTTTCTTTTCTAATAATTTTCGAAACAAATTCCACAGTTAAAGGCTCAATATAAACTTTGTCTGCGATTTCCTTATCCGTCATAATAGTCGCTGGATTTGAATTTACAAGTATTACTTTGTATCCTTCTTCTCGAAGTGACAAACAAGCCTGTGTCCCCGCATAGTCAAATTCCGCAGCTTGTCCTATTATTATTGGTCCTGAACCAATTACTAATATCGTTTCTATATCTTTTCGTTTTGGCATTTTTTAACAACTCCTAATCTTTTAAAATAATAATTTTTATTTTATTAAAAAATTTATCTCATAAATTTATTTTATCGAAAACTTTAAAAATTTTTATACTTAATATTTAAATTTTTTCATATTTTCAATAAATTGATCAAACAAATAATTTGGATCGTGTGGTCCTGGTGAAGCTTCTGGATGATATTGCACTGAAAATACTGAATATTTTTTGTGTCTAACACCTTCACAAGTTCCATCATTTACTGCAATGTGAGTAAGCTCCAAATCTGTATCTTTAAGCGAGTCAATATCAACTGCATATCCGTGATTTTGTGCTGTAATATCAACTTTTCCAGTAAGAAGATTTTTTACCGGCTGATTAGCTCCTCTGTGTCCAAATTTCAATTTATATGTCTTTGCGCCACAAGCTAGCGAAATTAGCTGATGTCCCATACAAATTCCAAAAATTGGAACTTTTCCTATTAAATCTTTTATTGTACTAATTGTTTCTGGCACATCCACAGGATCTCCAGGTCCATTACTTAGCATTATTCCATCTGGTTTTTGTCTTAAAATTTCTTTCGCACTTGCATCGTGTGGCATAACAATAATATCACAGCCTCTCAAATTAAGCTCTCTCATAATTCCAGATTTCATTCCCAAATCAATCAATACAACTCTTTTTCCAAGTCCTGAAGACAAAAACGCCTTTTTTGTCGACACTTGTTCAATTTGATTAGTTGGCAAATTATTTTTTCTCAAATTTTC
This genomic stretch from Leptotrichia sp. oral taxon 218 harbors:
- the carB gene encoding carbamoyl-phosphate synthase large subunit, which produces MPKRKDIETILVIGSGPIIIGQAAEFDYAGTQACLSLREEGYKVILVNSNPATIMTDKEIADKVYIEPLTVEFVSKIIRKERPDALLPTLGGQVGLNLAVELHNSGVLAECGVELLGTKLSSIKQAEDRELFRDLMNELNEPVPESDIIHNLEQAREFVSKIGYPVIVRPAFTMGGTGGGICHNDAELEDIVSNGLRYSPVTQCLLEKSIAGYKEIEYEVMRDSKDTAIVVCNMENIDPVGIHTGDSIVVAPSQTLTDREYHMLRDVSLKIIRALKIEGGCNVQLALDPNSFKYYIIEVNPRVSRSSALASKATGYPIAKIAAKIAVGLTLDEIINPVTKNSYACFEPSLDYVVSKIPRFPFDKFEKADRHLGTQMKATGEVMAIGRTYEESLLKAIRSLEYGVHHLGLPNGDEFPLEYILRRIQKAGDERLFFIGEALRRGVTPGNIHEMTKIDMFFLDKMKNIIDIEVELKANVGNPDVLLFAKKFGFSDKVIAHRWNTTEEEVYKLREEYSIKPVFKMVDTCAAEFKSETPYFYSSYEDENESIIGDKKKIVVLGSGPIRIGQGVEFDYATVHAVKAIKEIGYEAIIVNNNPETVSTDFSISDKLYFEPLTEEDVMAIIELEQPEGVVVQFGGQTAINLAEKLAKHGVKILGTALEEIDNAENRDKFEALLHKLNIPQPLGKTAFDTETAVKNAAEIGYPVLVRPSYVLGGRAMEIVYREEELRHYMENAVKVSPDHPVLTDRYLVGKEIEVDAICDGETVVIPGIMEHIERAGVHSGDSIAVYPPQSLSQEHIDTLVDYTVRLAKGLNIVGLLNIQYVISHGEVFVLEVNPRSSRTVPFLSKITKVPMANLAMKGILGESLASKGYKTGLIPMADAVYTKVPVFSFQKLKDVDTTLGPEMKSTGEVMGSDISLEKSLYKGLISAGIKVKDQGSVLFTISGNAKEEAYKLAQRFSNLGYNLMATEKTAHYFRDRGLRVETVGKINEGKYEHNVLDVIYKGHVDMIINTAAKKKSATTDGFKIRRAASEQEIACLTSLDTADALLKVLESISFNVTSI
- the carA gene encoding glutamine-hydrolyzing carbamoyl-phosphate synthase small subunit, encoding MYTLDKQLVLEDGSVYKGYGIGADVEMAGEVVFNTAMTGYQETLSDPSYNGQIITFTYPLIGNYGINRDDYETINPSIKGIVTREICRKPSNFRKEFTLDEVLKDLNIPGISGIDTRSLTKKIREHGTIKGIITGIEKDAQEVAENLRKNNLPTNQIEQVSTKKAFLSSGLGKRVVLIDLGMKSGIMRELNLRGCDIIVMPHDASAKEILRQKPDGIMLSNGPGDPVDVPETISTIKDLIGKVPIFGICMGHQLISLACGAKTYKLKFGHRGANQPVKNLLTGKVDITAQNHGYAVDIDSLKDTDLELTHIAVNDGTCEGVRHKKYSVFSVQYHPEASPGPHDPNYLFDQFIENMKKFKY